In Parasegetibacter sp. NRK P23, a single genomic region encodes these proteins:
- a CDS encoding glycosyltransferase family 2 protein: MDLSVVVPLFNEEESLPELCAWIDRVCIANAYSYEVILVDDGSKDDSWQVIEQLSGENPFIKGIRFQRNYGKSAALNEGFKAASGQVVITMDADLQDSPDEIPELRRMILEDGFDLVSGWKKKRFDPITKTIPTKLFNAATRKASGIKLNDFNCGLKAYKKKVVKSIEVYGEMHRYIPVIAKWAGFRKIGEKVVEHRARKYGTTKFGWERFINGFLDLASIMFVGRFGKRPMHFFGSLGTLFVLIGFLMSLYLIVCKFVVTDFSLTNRPAFFLAIASMIIGTQLFVTGFLAELIARNSPERNSYLVEKKLKL, translated from the coding sequence ATGGACCTCTCCGTTGTTGTACCGCTGTTTAATGAAGAAGAATCGTTGCCGGAACTCTGCGCGTGGATCGATCGTGTATGTATAGCGAATGCATATAGTTACGAGGTCATTCTTGTGGACGATGGCAGTAAAGATGATTCCTGGCAGGTGATTGAACAACTTTCCGGAGAGAACCCATTCATAAAAGGTATTCGTTTCCAAAGAAACTACGGGAAATCCGCCGCGCTGAATGAAGGCTTTAAAGCAGCTTCCGGACAGGTAGTGATTACCATGGACGCCGATTTACAGGACAGTCCCGACGAAATCCCCGAACTCCGGCGCATGATCCTGGAAGATGGTTTCGACCTGGTGAGCGGCTGGAAAAAGAAAAGGTTCGATCCCATCACCAAAACCATCCCCACCAAACTGTTCAATGCCGCTACCCGAAAGGCTTCCGGCATCAAACTGAACGACTTCAACTGTGGCCTGAAAGCTTATAAAAAGAAGGTCGTAAAAAGCATTGAAGTATACGGAGAAATGCACCGCTACATTCCGGTGATCGCGAAATGGGCGGGCTTCAGGAAGATCGGGGAAAAGGTAGTGGAGCACCGCGCCCGTAAGTACGGCACCACCAAATTTGGTTGGGAAAGGTTCATCAACGGGTTCCTCGACCTCGCCTCTATTATGTTCGTGGGCAGGTTCGGAAAGCGCCCGATGCATTTTTTCGGATCGCTGGGTACCCTGTTCGTGCTGATCGGCTTCCTGATGAGTTTGTACCTGATCGTATGCAAATTCGTGGTAACGGATTTCTCCTTAACTAACCGGCCCGCGTTCTTCCTTGCGATCGCCTCCATGATCATCGGTACACAGTTGTTTGTGACGGGTTTCCTCGCGGAACTCATCGCACGCAATTCACCCGAACGGAATTCGTACCTCGTGGAAAAGAAACTTAAATTATAG
- a CDS encoding Sir2 family NAD-dependent protein deacetylase — MSKKKLVVLSGAGISAESGLKTFRDSDGLWNGYDVTEVATPGAWKKNAALVLDFYNMRRKEVAAAQPNAAHKGLAALEKDFDVTIITQNIDDLHERGGSTNVLHLHGQIFEMRSEKDPSMIFPITGDMLPGATAPDGALLRPNIVWFEEEVPMIVPAANISADADIFVVVGTSLAVYPAAGLLQYPAMNTPKFILDKNIPFTGNMRNMTPIEGPASEGISTLTALLQSYK, encoded by the coding sequence ATGAGTAAGAAAAAGCTTGTTGTGCTGAGCGGTGCGGGGATCAGTGCGGAAAGTGGGTTGAAGACCTTCCGCGACAGTGACGGACTCTGGAACGGCTATGATGTAACGGAAGTAGCGACGCCCGGCGCCTGGAAAAAAAACGCGGCCCTGGTACTCGATTTCTATAACATGCGCAGAAAAGAAGTGGCAGCCGCCCAACCCAATGCTGCCCACAAAGGACTCGCAGCCCTGGAAAAAGATTTCGACGTTACCATTATCACCCAAAACATCGATGACCTCCACGAAAGGGGAGGGTCTACCAATGTACTGCACCTGCACGGGCAGATCTTCGAAATGCGGAGTGAAAAGGATCCTTCCATGATTTTTCCCATAACGGGCGATATGTTGCCCGGGGCCACCGCGCCTGATGGCGCGTTGTTGCGACCAAATATTGTTTGGTTCGAAGAAGAAGTGCCGATGATTGTGCCGGCCGCGAATATCAGTGCGGACGCGGATATTTTCGTGGTGGTGGGTACTTCGCTGGCCGTATATCCTGCTGCCGGATTATTGCAATACCCGGCGATGAATACGCCGAAATTTATTTTGGATAAGAACATTCCTTTCACGGGAAACATGCGGAACATGACGCCTATTGAAGGGCCTGCTTCCGAGGGCATCTCCACATTAACGGCATTGCTTCAGTCCTACAAATAA
- the gyrA gene encoding DNA gyrase subunit A codes for MEENNLPQETQDNNRIIEINIEEQMKTAYIDYSMSVIVGRALPDVRDGFKPVHRRILFAMNELGVNSNKPHKKSARIVGEVLGKYHPHGDSSVYDAMVRMAQDWNMRYTMVDGQGNFGSQDGDEPAAMRYTEVRLKKIGESMLDDIEKDTVDFQLNFDDSLQEPTVLPTRIPQLLVNGSSGIAVGMATNILPHNLTEVIEGCVAYIDNREITAEELCKYVKAPDFPTGGIIWGMEGVKQGLLTGRGRVVLRGKLHVETKPSGREQIIITEVPYQVNRDSLCDRVGQLVTDKTIEGIAHINNESNQKEGTRIVIDLKRDAVANIVINQLYKFTELQTSYGINNVALVKGRPKILNIRDMISEFIEFRHEVVVRRAEYELKEARKKAHILQGYLIALDHLDEVIAMIRNSPSPDVARDNLVNAGWGLDEIQAKAILELRLQRLTGMERDKIREEFDQLLKIIAGLEELLGNEGLRFDLIKKELEEVKEKFGDERKTEITYLADEMNILDFIAEEDVVITISHLGYIKRTSATEYRQQKRGGRGAIGGRTREEDYIEHLFVASTHHTLLFFTEKGRCFWLKVYEIPEGEKNSKGRAIQNLMQLPPDDKVRAIIDIAKLQDKEFVNSHYIVLCTKKGVIKKTLLEEFSRPRQNGVNAITVVEGDQLLEARLTNGSMEIMMAVKSGRAIRFPEEKVRPTGRGAIGVSGIEVDDENDEVIGMVCVSKEDKTRTILVVSEKGFGKRTPLTDESGEDVYRITNRGGKGVKTMSVTDKTGSLVGILDVTEKQDLMITCKSGITIRTAVADIREAGRATQGVKLIRLDESDAIAAITAIDEIEEAELVEDEVSTDAAEVSSETPTAEPNAGEENSGDTTEQEENSSND; via the coding sequence ATGGAAGAAAACAATTTGCCGCAGGAGACCCAGGACAATAACCGGATCATAGAGATCAATATTGAGGAACAGATGAAAACGGCCTATATCGACTATTCCATGTCGGTGATCGTTGGCCGGGCCTTACCCGATGTAAGAGATGGGTTCAAACCTGTACACCGCCGTATTTTGTTCGCGATGAACGAACTGGGGGTGAATTCCAACAAACCACACAAGAAATCCGCCCGTATCGTAGGGGAAGTGCTGGGTAAGTACCACCCACACGGTGATAGTTCCGTGTACGATGCGATGGTAAGGATGGCGCAAGACTGGAACATGCGTTACACGATGGTAGACGGTCAGGGCAACTTTGGCAGCCAGGATGGCGATGAGCCCGCGGCCATGCGTTATACGGAAGTAAGGCTGAAAAAGATCGGTGAAAGTATGCTTGACGATATCGAAAAGGATACCGTTGACTTTCAACTGAATTTCGATGATTCCCTCCAGGAGCCCACGGTACTGCCTACCAGAATTCCCCAACTCCTGGTGAACGGTTCCAGCGGTATCGCCGTTGGTATGGCCACCAACATTCTTCCCCATAACCTCACTGAAGTAATCGAAGGTTGCGTGGCGTATATTGATAACCGTGAAATTACCGCGGAAGAACTCTGCAAATACGTAAAAGCGCCCGATTTCCCGACAGGTGGTATCATCTGGGGCATGGAAGGCGTGAAGCAGGGGCTGCTTACCGGAAGGGGCAGGGTAGTGCTGCGCGGAAAACTGCATGTGGAAACCAAACCCTCGGGCAGAGAGCAGATCATCATTACTGAAGTGCCTTACCAGGTAAACCGCGATTCGCTTTGCGACCGCGTGGGTCAACTGGTGACCGATAAAACCATTGAGGGCATCGCCCACATCAACAACGAATCCAACCAGAAAGAAGGTACCCGTATCGTGATCGACCTGAAGCGCGACGCGGTAGCCAATATTGTGATCAACCAGTTGTACAAGTTCACGGAGCTGCAAACCTCTTACGGTATCAACAACGTGGCGCTGGTGAAAGGACGTCCCAAAATCCTGAACATCCGCGACATGATCTCTGAGTTTATTGAATTCAGGCATGAAGTGGTAGTGAGAAGGGCTGAATACGAACTGAAAGAGGCCCGCAAAAAAGCGCATATCTTACAGGGTTACCTCATCGCATTGGATCACCTGGACGAAGTGATCGCGATGATCCGGAACTCTCCGTCACCAGATGTGGCCCGCGATAACCTCGTGAATGCCGGATGGGGACTGGATGAGATCCAGGCCAAAGCGATTCTGGAATTGCGTTTGCAACGTCTTACCGGCATGGAAAGAGATAAAATCCGCGAGGAGTTCGACCAGTTGCTGAAGATCATCGCCGGACTGGAGGAACTGCTCGGTAACGAAGGACTACGTTTCGATCTCATCAAAAAAGAACTGGAAGAAGTAAAAGAGAAATTCGGTGATGAACGTAAAACCGAAATCACTTACCTCGCGGATGAAATGAACATTCTTGATTTCATCGCGGAAGAAGATGTGGTGATCACCATTTCTCACCTCGGTTACATCAAACGTACTTCGGCAACGGAATACCGCCAGCAGAAAAGAGGCGGCCGTGGCGCAATTGGCGGCCGTACCAGGGAAGAAGATTATATCGAACACCTGTTCGTGGCCTCTACGCACCATACGTTGCTGTTCTTCACGGAAAAGGGCCGTTGTTTCTGGTTGAAAGTATATGAGATTCCGGAAGGAGAGAAAAACAGCAAGGGCCGTGCGATCCAGAACCTGATGCAGTTGCCCCCGGATGATAAGGTGCGTGCCATCATCGATATCGCTAAATTACAGGATAAAGAATTCGTCAACAGCCATTACATCGTGCTGTGTACCAAAAAGGGCGTAATTAAAAAGACCTTGCTGGAAGAATTCAGCCGCCCGCGCCAGAACGGCGTGAACGCCATCACGGTGGTGGAAGGCGACCAACTCCTGGAAGCAAGACTCACCAACGGTTCCATGGAAATCATGATGGCCGTGAAGAGTGGACGTGCCATCCGTTTCCCAGAGGAAAAAGTTCGTCCGACAGGCCGTGGCGCCATCGGTGTTTCCGGTATTGAAGTGGACGATGAAAACGATGAGGTGATTGGCATGGTATGTGTTTCTAAGGAAGATAAAACCCGTACCATACTGGTAGTGAGCGAGAAAGGATTCGGGAAAAGAACACCGCTCACCGATGAAAGTGGCGAAGATGTTTACCGCATCACGAACCGCGGTGGTAAAGGGGTAAAAACGATGAGCGTGACAGATAAAACGGGTAGCCTGGTGGGTATTCTTGATGTTACCGAAAAACAGGACCTGATGATCACTTGTAAGAGTGGCATCACCATCCGTACCGCGGTAGCTGACATCAGGGAAGCAGGACGCGCCACACAGGGCGTGAAGCTGATCCGCCTGGATGAATCCGACGCTATCGCCGCAATTACCGCCATCGATGAGATTGAAGAAGCGGAGCTGGTTGAAGACGAAGTAAGCACGGATGCCGCGGAAGTAAGTTCAGAAACACCAACCGCTGAACCGAATGCGGGAGAAGAAAACAGCGGAGATACAACGGAACAGGAAGAAAATTCATCTAACGACTAA
- a CDS encoding glycosyltransferase, giving the protein MAGNIRTVCIIGPAHPLRGGIAHFNDRLAKAFLDEGYEVKIYSFSLQYPSFLFPGKTQFTDAPAPEGFAIHSVINSIHPLTWFRTGNTIRREKPDLVVVRYWLPFMGPSLGTILRRIRKNKHSRIVCLADNIVPHEKRAGDALFTKYFVKPCHAFVTMSKQVLHDLKLFAANKPALLGEHPLYDDFGEAVPKEEARARIGLPQNEPLLLFFGFIRKYKGLDLLLRALKILKEKGKTYKLVIAGEFYGDEQEYQLLIDELGIRDQLILRTSFIPDDEVRYYICAADFLVQPYRHATQSGVTPLAYHFNKPMLVTNVGGLPELVPDGKTGIVTAPDAEAIAEGIARFFTIPTELFLRGIEAEKKRFTWDVLVNTLVKAALPH; this is encoded by the coding sequence ATGGCCGGAAACATCCGAACAGTATGCATCATAGGCCCGGCGCACCCGCTTCGCGGCGGCATCGCGCATTTTAACGACCGGCTCGCGAAGGCTTTCCTGGACGAAGGCTACGAAGTGAAGATTTATTCTTTCTCGCTTCAATACCCCTCTTTCCTGTTCCCCGGAAAAACACAGTTCACCGATGCGCCTGCGCCGGAAGGATTCGCTATTCATTCCGTCATCAATTCCATTCACCCATTAACATGGTTCCGAACCGGCAACACGATCAGGAGAGAAAAACCGGACCTTGTGGTGGTGCGTTACTGGCTGCCGTTCATGGGCCCCTCGCTGGGCACTATACTCCGGAGGATCAGAAAGAACAAGCATTCCAGGATCGTATGCCTGGCCGATAATATTGTTCCGCACGAAAAAAGGGCGGGCGATGCCCTGTTTACAAAGTATTTCGTAAAGCCCTGCCACGCATTTGTGACGATGAGCAAACAGGTGCTGCATGACCTTAAACTTTTCGCCGCAAACAAACCTGCTTTGTTGGGAGAACATCCATTGTATGATGATTTCGGCGAAGCAGTTCCGAAGGAGGAAGCACGCGCCCGTATTGGTCTTCCGCAAAATGAACCGCTCCTGCTTTTCTTTGGTTTCATCCGTAAATACAAAGGCCTCGACCTTTTGCTGCGCGCCCTGAAAATATTAAAGGAGAAAGGGAAAACCTACAAACTCGTTATTGCGGGTGAATTTTACGGGGATGAGCAGGAATACCAGTTGCTGATTGACGAACTCGGCATCCGCGACCAGCTTATCCTCCGCACTTCGTTCATTCCCGACGATGAAGTACGGTATTATATCTGCGCCGCCGATTTCCTGGTACAGCCTTACCGACATGCCACCCAAAGCGGGGTAACTCCCCTCGCCTACCATTTTAACAAACCCATGCTGGTCACCAATGTTGGCGGCTTGCCGGAACTGGTGCCGGATGGCAAAACAGGCATCGTTACCGCCCCTGATGCAGAAGCGATAGCTGAAGGTATAGCACGTTTTTTCACCATTCCAACCGAGTTGTTTTTACGGGGAATAGAAGCGGAAAAAAAACGTTTTACCTGGGATGTACTGGTAAATACGCTGGTCAAAGCGGCTTTGCCCCATTAG
- a CDS encoding carboxypeptidase regulatory-like domain-containing protein gives MKKTIIGMAAVVFAATGMYAFTNIQGGSITGKVAPADQATEVWAIQGTDTVKAAIAEGAFTLAVKPGEHTVIVDAKDPYKDVVKEGVSVTDGQATDLGEITLEQ, from the coding sequence ATGAAAAAGACAATCATCGGAATGGCTGCAGTAGTATTCGCAGCAACAGGAATGTACGCCTTCACAAACATCCAGGGAGGTTCTATCACAGGTAAAGTAGCACCGGCAGATCAGGCAACGGAAGTATGGGCCATTCAGGGCACAGACACAGTGAAAGCCGCCATTGCTGAAGGTGCATTTACACTCGCGGTAAAACCTGGTGAGCACACAGTGATCGTTGACGCGAAAGATCCCTATAAAGATGTGGTGAAAGAAGGTGTTTCCGTTACAGACGGACAAGCCACAGACCTTGGTGAAATTACACTGGAACAATAG
- a CDS encoding glycoside hydrolase family 5 protein → MPKFLILIFAIAVVSVKAQPVKDHGHLKVTGTQLTDASNKPVVLRGMSFGWHNWWPKFYNKECVAWLAKDWRCNVVRAAMGIEPEGAYIDDPKGSTRKIEAVIEGAIDAGIYVIVDWHSHNINQKEAEKFFTHIATKYGKHPNIIYEIFNEPDEESWSEVKAYSEALIATIRAIDPDNIILVGSPHWDQDIHLVAEDPIKHATNIMYTVHYYAATHKQFLRDRTAAAYQKGIPIFISESAGMEATGDGPLNHEEWKRWIDWAEERKISWVTWSVADKDETCSVLKKSAASTGGWKEEDLKESGVRARGYLREYNRNP, encoded by the coding sequence ATGCCTAAATTCCTGATCCTTATTTTCGCGATCGCGGTTGTTTCTGTAAAAGCGCAGCCTGTAAAAGATCACGGTCATCTGAAAGTGACTGGTACACAATTGACCGATGCCAGCAACAAACCTGTGGTATTACGCGGCATGAGCTTTGGCTGGCACAACTGGTGGCCCAAGTTCTACAACAAAGAGTGCGTTGCGTGGCTGGCTAAAGATTGGCGCTGCAACGTGGTACGGGCCGCGATGGGAATTGAACCGGAAGGCGCGTATATCGATGATCCAAAAGGTTCCACCAGGAAAATCGAAGCTGTGATTGAAGGCGCAATCGATGCTGGTATTTATGTGATCGTTGACTGGCACAGTCATAACATTAACCAGAAAGAAGCTGAAAAATTCTTTACGCATATCGCCACCAAATATGGAAAGCACCCCAACATCATTTATGAGATTTTCAATGAGCCCGATGAGGAATCCTGGAGCGAAGTGAAAGCCTATTCCGAAGCGCTGATCGCCACCATACGCGCGATTGATCCGGACAATATAATATTAGTAGGCAGCCCGCATTGGGACCAGGATATACACCTGGTAGCCGAAGATCCGATTAAGCATGCCACCAACATCATGTACACGGTTCATTATTACGCCGCCACACACAAACAGTTCCTGCGCGACCGTACGGCTGCCGCGTACCAGAAAGGAATTCCTATTTTCATCTCCGAATCCGCGGGAATGGAAGCAACCGGAGATGGCCCATTAAACCACGAAGAATGGAAACGGTGGATTGATTGGGCAGAAGAAAGAAAAATCAGTTGGGTAACCTGGTCGGTTGCCGACAAGGACGAAACCTGTTCGGTATTGAAGAAAAGCGCGGCATCTACCGGAGGATGGAAGGAGGAAGATTTGAAGGAGTCGGGTGTAAGGGCGAGAGGGTATTTACGGGAATACAATAGGAATCCTTAA
- a CDS encoding GreA/GreB family elongation factor, with amino-acid sequence MFSEDEKLLLSKEDYQLLTAYLNGAKGKTAFDYKNAVTLKAELKKACLVEKSVLPHDVIRINSRVEVKTEETNQVMQFVLVTPEKANIKGGKVSVMSPIGTALIGYKKGQQVSWQVPSGKKTYTILDVVNGE; translated from the coding sequence ATGTTTTCGGAAGACGAAAAGCTGCTACTGAGTAAAGAAGATTATCAGCTTTTAACAGCCTACCTGAACGGTGCTAAGGGCAAAACAGCCTTCGATTATAAAAATGCGGTAACGCTGAAGGCAGAACTTAAGAAAGCCTGCCTGGTAGAGAAGTCTGTACTACCGCACGATGTAATTCGCATCAACTCCAGGGTGGAAGTTAAAACCGAAGAAACAAACCAGGTGATGCAATTTGTACTGGTTACGCCTGAGAAAGCGAACATCAAAGGAGGAAAGGTATCTGTAATGTCTCCGATAGGAACCGCGCTTATAGGCTACAAAAAAGGACAGCAGGTGAGCTGGCAGGTTCCTTCGGGCAAAAAAACATATACTATTCTGGATGTGGTAAACGGGGAATGA
- a CDS encoding DUF1348 family protein yields the protein MKCKFHGPFGFSGGQLISKDCNVFDAHRFEYEYRNKEGQWFRAYGNENWEFDENGLMKKRYASINDLEIKEADRYL from the coding sequence GTGAAATGTAAGTTTCACGGGCCTTTTGGCTTTTCAGGAGGTCAATTGATATCAAAAGATTGCAATGTTTTTGATGCACATAGGTTTGAATATGAATACAGAAACAAAGAAGGCCAATGGTTTAGAGCCTATGGTAACGAAAATTGGGAATTCGATGAAAATGGTTTAATGAAAAAGCGGTATGCAAGCATTAATGACCTCGAAATAAAAGAGGCTGACAGGTATTTATGA
- a CDS encoding DUF4339 domain-containing protein, giving the protein MPTYLLLRDNRQHGPFSLEELISKGLKPYDLVWAEGKSAAWRYPGEIPELSAYAPLVEEQPFDRFYKKQEEKNEGVPSAPIVAESVQKQEPEPPKTVRRIYVHVPAGANPPAAFSSERAANNAPHSEKTLPSKAIQETTARLKAEQESRPIPSGHEKFLPEAGTKSFEKPVDSKRGSVLNNPVNTSTTTTPPSPKKSINELYPDRSDLYRKEIALPEEEIVTHKSSSLPPSIKKSSIQQLLQKPAFVAAMLLVVIAAALAAILLNNTENKPPAVVQQTPVVPAPVQQEEVPSDEVVQQQQMVVPTVEEKKEPQPSPTPIVTTQQKPAPDNTSENKVQATALPPVSGRSNGSATNNKDDYAKTEVAIDKKEKKTWKYEELPATTENGVRSKSARNENTPVATTEVTPQKPVVKTAAVALGDAAFTKGTLGGMYDIKIPVKNNSGNKIDLVIVEVQYIKANGEVLQTKKLSLDHLLPGEQYTLKAPDSNRGVKLNCTVSLVTAGSGISMVQQ; this is encoded by the coding sequence ATGCCTACTTATCTGCTGCTCCGCGACAACCGCCAACATGGTCCTTTTTCACTGGAGGAATTGATTTCCAAAGGATTAAAGCCATACGACCTGGTTTGGGCCGAAGGCAAAAGCGCCGCCTGGCGTTACCCGGGTGAGATTCCCGAACTCAGTGCGTACGCGCCTTTGGTGGAAGAACAGCCGTTTGACAGGTTCTACAAAAAGCAGGAAGAAAAAAACGAAGGCGTCCCCAGTGCGCCAATAGTGGCGGAATCCGTTCAAAAGCAGGAGCCGGAACCGCCAAAAACCGTTCGGAGGATTTATGTGCATGTTCCGGCAGGGGCCAATCCACCGGCTGCGTTTTCCAGTGAAAGAGCAGCAAATAATGCACCCCATTCAGAGAAGACGCTTCCGTCTAAAGCAATCCAGGAAACGACAGCGCGTTTGAAGGCAGAACAGGAATCCCGCCCCATTCCTTCCGGGCACGAAAAGTTCCTTCCGGAGGCCGGAACAAAGTCATTTGAAAAGCCTGTTGATTCAAAAAGAGGAAGCGTACTGAATAACCCAGTGAACACTTCAACTACAACCACACCTCCTTCCCCTAAAAAGAGCATTAACGAGCTTTACCCCGACCGATCAGATTTATACCGGAAGGAGATTGCTTTACCGGAGGAAGAAATCGTTACACACAAATCCTCCTCTCTTCCCCCTTCTATCAAAAAATCTTCTATACAGCAGCTTTTGCAGAAACCTGCATTTGTAGCCGCAATGTTGCTTGTTGTGATTGCTGCTGCCCTTGCCGCCATTCTGCTGAATAATACGGAAAATAAACCACCTGCTGTGGTGCAACAAACACCTGTTGTTCCTGCGCCCGTTCAACAAGAAGAAGTTCCATCAGATGAAGTGGTGCAGCAACAACAAATGGTTGTTCCAACTGTAGAAGAAAAAAAAGAGCCACAACCTTCCCCTACTCCCATTGTGACCACGCAACAAAAACCGGCTCCGGATAATACTTCAGAAAACAAAGTTCAGGCTACAGCGCTTCCACCGGTCTCCGGAAGAAGCAATGGTTCAGCAACCAATAACAAAGATGACTATGCGAAAACTGAAGTGGCTATAGATAAAAAAGAAAAGAAGACCTGGAAATACGAAGAACTACCCGCCACAACCGAAAATGGTGTAAGGTCAAAGTCTGCACGGAATGAAAACACACCTGTGGCAACAACAGAAGTAACGCCACAGAAGCCCGTTGTAAAAACGGCGGCCGTCGCGCTTGGAGACGCGGCGTTTACCAAAGGTACATTGGGTGGAATGTACGACATTAAGATACCTGTGAAGAACAACAGCGGCAACAAGATTGACCTGGTGATCGTGGAAGTGCAATATATAAAGGCCAATGGCGAAGTATTGCAAACGAAGAAGCTTTCGCTCGATCACTTACTCCCAGGTGAGCAATATACACTGAAGGCGCCAGACAGCAACCGCGGTGTTAAGTTGAACTGTACCGTAAGCCTGGTCACCGCCGGCAGCGGTATCTCTATGGTGCAGCAGTAA
- a CDS encoding DUF4199 domain-containing protein has protein sequence MEKKPVSHISAGLLIAGIGILLFIVYYFMGLSYKKGIISWLPAILTIALYIIFVINKSKATGGNETFGSLFGYGFKSAAIATLITVAFVAVFLYIFPDYKQGLLDNMSAEFDKNPSINEEQRDMIMGNVDKYFMVSAIGGGIFSNLLIGVIGSLLGAAFAKKNPKPTPFQ, from the coding sequence ATGGAAAAGAAACCGGTTTCACACATCTCCGCTGGGCTGCTCATCGCAGGTATCGGCATCCTGCTGTTCATCGTTTATTATTTTATGGGGCTTTCCTATAAAAAAGGCATTATCAGTTGGTTGCCGGCCATTTTAACCATTGCACTTTACATCATATTTGTGATCAACAAAAGCAAGGCAACCGGCGGAAATGAAACATTCGGAAGTCTTTTCGGATATGGATTTAAATCCGCGGCCATCGCCACCTTGATCACGGTAGCCTTCGTTGCTGTTTTCCTCTATATTTTTCCTGACTACAAACAGGGATTGCTCGATAATATGAGCGCGGAATTCGATAAGAATCCATCTATCAATGAAGAACAGCGGGATATGATTATGGGCAACGTTGATAAATATTTTATGGTTTCCGCCATCGGCGGAGGAATTTTCTCTAACCTGCTGATTGGTGTAATCGGTTCATTGCTGGGTGCGGCATTCGCGAAAAAGAATCCCAAACCCACGCCTTTCCAATAA
- a CDS encoding dihydroorotase, giving the protein MKVLIRQALIADPQSPFYNSTSDILIENGKVSAIGTGISAGDAQVIEAEGLVLSPGWLDVFSHFNDPGLEYKETLETGAEAAAKGGYTDVMVIPNTNPVVHNKTAVEYLVRKSAQLPVRLHPIGAISKNAEGKDLAEMYDMHNSGAVAFSDGVKPVQQAGIMLKALQYVKAFDGVVIQVPDDTSVGANGLMNEGIVSTRLGLPGKPIIAEELMVARDIKLARYTGSKLHFTAVTSAKSLEYIQRAKSAGLPVTCSVTPYHLYFCDEDMVEYDSNLKVNPPLRTAADRDALREAVRNGLVDCIASHHLPQDEDHKVLEFEYAQPGMLGLQTAYAVVQTVLPDLPADQVARLFSINPRGIFGFQPIVVEEGAPARFTLFAKQPWTLEEHEIASLSKNTPFTNVPLEGKVFGIINGNQVYLNS; this is encoded by the coding sequence ATGAAGGTTTTAATAAGGCAGGCGCTCATTGCGGATCCGCAATCGCCCTTTTACAACAGCACATCAGATATTCTTATTGAAAACGGAAAAGTATCCGCCATCGGCACCGGTATTTCCGCCGGAGACGCGCAGGTGATCGAAGCCGAAGGACTGGTACTGAGTCCGGGATGGCTCGATGTGTTTTCGCATTTCAACGATCCGGGACTGGAATATAAAGAGACCCTGGAAACAGGTGCCGAAGCCGCGGCAAAAGGCGGGTACACCGATGTGATGGTGATCCCGAATACCAATCCCGTGGTCCACAATAAAACAGCGGTGGAATACCTCGTGCGCAAGAGCGCGCAGTTGCCCGTAAGGCTGCACCCCATCGGCGCCATCTCCAAAAACGCGGAAGGCAAAGACCTTGCCGAAATGTACGATATGCACAACAGTGGAGCCGTCGCTTTTTCAGATGGCGTAAAGCCCGTACAGCAGGCAGGCATCATGCTCAAAGCGCTGCAATACGTAAAAGCTTTTGACGGCGTGGTGATCCAGGTTCCTGATGATACCAGCGTTGGGGCCAATGGTCTTATGAACGAGGGCATCGTCTCCACCCGGCTGGGATTGCCCGGGAAACCCATTATCGCCGAAGAACTGATGGTGGCCCGTGACATTAAACTCGCCCGCTATACCGGTTCCAAACTGCATTTTACTGCTGTTACCTCCGCAAAATCCCTGGAATACATTCAACGGGCGAAAAGCGCCGGCCTGCCCGTAACCTGCTCGGTTACCCCTTACCACCTGTATTTCTGTGACGAGGACATGGTAGAGTATGATTCGAACCTTAAAGTGAATCCTCCCCTCCGCACCGCCGCCGACCGCGACGCCTTGCGCGAAGCCGTGAGAAACGGGCTGGTAGACTGCATCGCATCTCACCACCTGCCACAGGATGAGGACCATAAAGTACTGGAATTTGAATATGCCCAGCCCGGTATGCTCGGACTTCAAACCGCTTATGCCGTGGTGCAAACGGTATTGCCCGATCTGCCCGCGGACCAGGTGGCAAGACTGTTCTCAATTAATCCAAGGGGAATTTTCGGTTTTCAACCTATCGTGGTGGAAGAAGGTGCCCCGGCTCGCTTCACGCTGTTCGCCAAACAGCCATGGACACTGGAAGAACACGAGATCGCCTCGCTGTCGAAAAACACGCCTTTCACCAATGTTCCCCTTGAAGGTAAAGTGTTTGGGATTATCAATGGTAACCAAGTATATTTGAATTCCTAA